One genomic window of Quercus lobata isolate SW786 chromosome 9, ValleyOak3.0 Primary Assembly, whole genome shotgun sequence includes the following:
- the LOC115960654 gene encoding BTB/POZ and MATH domain-containing protein 1-like, translated as MVRILSPNSQPIYSSSSSSSLSWSAPTPTPMTTSTSMTETVNGSNLFNISGYSLLKGIGVGKCVASNTFTAGGYSWEIYFYPDGKNEQDNATYVSLFIVLASEGTDVRALFELKLLDQSGKERHKVHNQFDSGPYTIRSLGSMWGYSHFFKRTDLETSDYLKDDCLKVYFRVGVVRSYTEGPEIYSIAVPPSNVGQNLGHLFETGKGTDVNFEVDGETFAAYSEGHRSGPSQWDNEGGSKSRGRRSSWRDNGGGSGSRGTRLSRRRTSMLSRRRTQGPSTPSNEDENNQLGQFLAEQRKLLFGVFFFFLFLFLFFCFFVFW; from the exons ATGGTTCGAATTCTCTCTCCTAATTCTCAGCCaatatattcttcttcttcttcatcttctttgtcTTGGTCGGCTCCAACTCCGACTCCGATGACGACATCGACGTCGATGACCGAGACGGTGAATGGGTCCAACCTGTTCAACATCTCAGGGTACTCGCTCTTGAAAGGTATTGGGGTCGGAAAATGCGTGGCGTCCAATACTTTCACCGCCGGCGGGTACTCTTGGGAAATTTATTTTTACCCGGACGGCAAGAATGAGCAGGACAATGCTACGTATGTTTCGCTGTTTATAGTTTTGGCGAGCGAAGGCACTGATGTGAGAGCGCTTTTTGAACTGAAGCTTTTGGATCAGAGTGGGAAAGAGAGGCATAAGGTTCATAACCAGTTCGATAGTGGGCCTTACACGATCAGAAGTCTTGGTAGCATGTG GGGTTACAgccattttttcaaaagaacTGATCTAGAGACATCTGACTACCTCAAAGATGATTGTCTCAAGGTTTACTTTAGAGTAGGTGTTGTGAGATCATACACCGAGGGTCCTGAGATCTACTCTATTGCAGTACCACCTTCTAACGTTGGTCAGAATTTGGGGCATCTATTTGAAACTGGAAAGGGAacagatgtgaattttgaagtTGATGGGGAAACTTTTGCTGCTTATTCTGAAGGGCATAGGTCTGGTCCCTCACAGTGGGATAATGAAGGAGGTTCTAAAAGTCGTGGTAGGAGGTCATCTTGGCGGGATAATGGAGGAGGTTCTGGGAGTCGTGGTACCAGGTTGTCTCGTCGAAGGACCTCGATGTTGTCTCGACGGAGAACCCAAGGTCCTTCGACTCCTTCCAATGAAGATGAAAACAATCAGCTCGGCCAATTCCTTgcagaacaaagaaaattgcTTTTcggtgtatttttcttttttcttttcctttttttgtttttttgtttttttgtattttggtaa
- the LOC115961958 gene encoding TMV resistance protein N-like, whose protein sequence is MAHYFAPPLSVLAPFLFFSLGSALLLPQLGLCVATMAHSVGQENFAPSLSTPILTYKYDVFISFHAEDTRTRFTSYLFAALEHKRIRVYRGEFIQAELMKAIETSRIAVVVFSKKYATSNWCLDELVKIMECKRVLNQTVLPIFYDVSPSEVRKHKGNLAEAILNGPEDKVNIWKATLKDVANLAGLHLRPYR, encoded by the coding sequence ATGGCTCATTACTTTGCTCCACCCTTATCCGTCCTTGctccttttctcttcttcagTTTAGGCAGCGCCCTGCTCTTACCTCAGTTAGGTCTCTGTGTTGCAACCATGGCTCATTCTGTGGGCCAAGAAAACTTTGCTCCATCCTTATCAACCCCAATATTGACATATAAATATGACGTCTTCATTAGTTTTCATGCGGAAGATACCCGCACAAGATTTACCAGCTATCTCTTTGCTGCTTTAGAACATAAAAGGATTCGTGTGTATAGAGGGGAATTTATTCAGGCTGAGCTGATGAAGGCAATCGAGACATCAAGGATTGCAGTTGTGgtgttctcaaaaaaatatgCTACTTCCAATTGGTGCCTGGATGAGCTGGTGAAGATCATGGAATGCAAAAGGGTGTTAAATCAAACGGTGCTGCCTATTTTTTATGACGTGTCTCCATCCGAGGTGCGAAAACATAAGGGGAATCTTGCGGAAGCAATCCTGAATGGCCCTGAAGACAAGGTGAACATTTGGAAGGCTACTTTGAAGGACGTTGCAAACTTGGCAGGCTTGCATTTGAGACCATATCGGTAA
- the LOC115959140 gene encoding sugar transporter ESL1-like, whose translation MNSIKYMAVVLVVVTMSVPTVPVVMVVVRVRVDLFQPQVGYSSTAQTGIMDDLGLTVAEYSLFGSILTIGAMMGAIVSGQIADYIGRRGRQWAFQRYSAWQGG comes from the exons ATGAACAGCATCAAGTATATGGCAGTGGTACTAGTAGTGGTGACCATGTCTGTGCCAACAGTACCGgttgtgatggtggtggtgagaGTCAGAGTGGATCTTTTTCAGCCACAG GTGGGATATTCATCAACTGCTCAGACTGGAATCATGGATGACCTGGGTCTTACAGTGGCAGAG TACTCACTTTTTGGTTCAATATTGACAATTGGAGCAATGATGGGTGCAATAGTGAGTGGCCAAATAGCAGATTACATAGGTAGAAGAG GCAGACAATGGGCTTTTCAGAGATATTCTGCCTGGCAGGGTGGCTAG